In a single window of the Lentisphaerota bacterium genome:
- a CDS encoding radical SAM protein, with amino-acid sequence MIIAQTRAMCNRCPSASHPAELVRTGTRIEGVVHCPDGDIRHDVSSDADLFIAIREKSATDITSTAPPRGLRNVLNYISITNACNLNCAVCGAGAKTGTDAAVFLSVDEICKRAEQAKKAGGRILHLFGGEPTLHPDLLTIVEKISGLGFSSGVVTNGVRLGADKALARKLKARGLARICLQFDSFNEETLEALGRNFLREKKEAITNACEAGLSIGLNCTVTRLNLEEVGDLLTHGLEIGINVRNMTFASAAPVGRYTLAQQDSVDREQIIRQLLTVGEKHGFSLDDIFPLPAYLPWGIQNHPDCGAHLVLVHTPDGIQPLNRLIDMAAVYARMARSRLRRNYCSTRLVPAWFVLRAIRPGKWASCLRIASGLAFSKRRYSLVNVGISNYKGAAFLDEQRLARCASAFHTSVGPVKGCLHFFRDQAFPGSKEYEDAHGSC; translated from the coding sequence ATGATCATTGCACAGACCCGGGCTATGTGTAACCGGTGCCCATCGGCGTCGCACCCCGCCGAACTGGTGAGAACCGGAACCCGCATCGAAGGTGTGGTCCACTGCCCGGATGGCGACATCCGGCATGACGTGTCGTCGGACGCCGATCTGTTCATTGCGATTCGGGAGAAAAGTGCGACCGACATCACCTCCACCGCACCGCCTCGGGGGTTGCGCAATGTGCTCAACTACATCTCCATCACCAACGCATGCAACCTCAATTGTGCTGTCTGCGGCGCTGGCGCAAAGACCGGCACGGACGCGGCCGTCTTCCTGTCCGTTGACGAGATCTGCAAACGCGCCGAACAGGCCAAGAAGGCGGGCGGGCGGATTCTCCATCTGTTTGGAGGCGAACCGACCCTGCACCCCGATCTGCTTACGATTGTTGAAAAAATCAGCGGCCTCGGCTTCAGCTCAGGCGTTGTGACCAATGGGGTCAGGCTCGGTGCCGACAAGGCGCTGGCTCGGAAACTCAAGGCGCGTGGACTTGCCCGGATCTGCCTCCAGTTCGACTCCTTCAATGAAGAGACGTTGGAGGCACTGGGCCGCAATTTTTTGCGCGAGAAAAAAGAAGCGATCACAAACGCCTGTGAGGCTGGCTTGAGCATTGGCCTGAACTGCACGGTCACCCGACTCAATCTGGAAGAGGTTGGCGATTTACTGACGCATGGGCTGGAGATCGGCATCAACGTCCGAAACATGACCTTTGCCAGCGCAGCCCCAGTAGGACGCTACACGCTCGCCCAGCAGGACTCGGTAGATCGCGAGCAGATCATCCGCCAGCTCCTGACCGTTGGGGAGAAGCACGGGTTCTCGCTGGATGACATTTTCCCGTTGCCGGCATACCTGCCGTGGGGCATCCAAAACCATCCCGACTGCGGGGCGCACCTCGTCTTGGTTCATACACCGGATGGTATTCAACCGTTGAACCGCCTGATTGACATGGCGGCGGTGTATGCACGAATGGCTCGGAGCCGTTTGCGTCGAAACTATTGTTCCACCCGTCTCGTACCTGCATGGTTTGTGCTTCGAGCGATCCGGCCCGGAAAATGGGCGTCTTGCTTGCGAATCGCTTCCGGGCTTGCCTTTTCCAAACGGCGCTATTCGCTGGTCAATGTCGGCATCAGCAATTACAAGGGGGCTGCGTTTCTTGACGAACAGCGCCTGGCTCGTTGCGCATCGGCCTTTCATACGTCTGTCGGTCCAGTGAAAGGGTGTCTCCATTTCTTTCGAGACCAGGCGTTTCCCGGATCCAAGGAATATGAGGATGCACATGGAAGTTGTTAA
- a CDS encoding radical SAM protein: protein MRMHMEVVKSSWDSRIWRLPWDDGGDVPHALLDILRGCNLRCRACYNQARTGTKPLDVVKAEVDGLLRLRRLQSISIVGGEPLLHPELCEIVRFLRHRGLRVELFTNGLLLDYAACARLKEAGTDLVFLHIDSGQDRPDLPASAAWPERRRLIAEKAACVTAAGMEAGLTITAYPDRPGEVEDGVQLTLDSEDLGYLLVTRFREHAAIVAIEGNLAAGFKATVKGTPHASPENMRSHLDMQRLLLDKHAIRPFAALGSNRDPQDARWLSYFVGTTSRRGRRLVTQGLRASACERLFSALCRQLAGRYLFFVPWSASRFWLHLLFNAALGGNARGNLRLAASALLPGHRLHAKRLLFQNPAEVGASGSVTHCINCPDATFHQGQLIPVCLADLCRPASPPCTSP from the coding sequence ATGAGGATGCACATGGAAGTTGTTAAATCGTCCTGGGATTCACGCATCTGGCGCCTGCCATGGGATGACGGCGGGGATGTGCCGCACGCGCTGCTTGACATCCTTCGCGGGTGTAATCTCAGGTGCCGGGCCTGTTACAATCAGGCGAGAACAGGGACCAAACCACTCGACGTGGTCAAGGCGGAAGTGGACGGCCTGCTCCGCCTGCGTCGGCTCCAGTCTATTTCCATCGTGGGGGGCGAACCGCTCCTGCATCCGGAATTGTGCGAGATTGTCCGGTTCCTGCGGCACCGCGGGCTGCGCGTCGAGCTATTCACGAACGGGCTCTTGCTGGATTATGCCGCTTGCGCCCGCCTGAAAGAGGCCGGGACCGATCTGGTGTTCCTGCACATTGACAGCGGCCAGGACCGCCCCGATCTTCCCGCCTCTGCCGCCTGGCCTGAAAGGCGGCGTCTCATAGCCGAAAAAGCCGCCTGCGTGACGGCCGCCGGCATGGAGGCGGGGTTGACCATCACCGCCTACCCGGATCGCCCCGGGGAGGTGGAGGACGGTGTGCAGTTGACGCTGGACTCGGAAGACCTCGGTTATCTGCTCGTGACCCGTTTTCGGGAACATGCCGCCATCGTGGCTATCGAGGGGAACCTGGCAGCAGGCTTCAAGGCGACCGTCAAAGGAACACCACACGCCTCGCCGGAAAACATGCGATCCCACCTCGACATGCAGCGCCTGCTGCTCGACAAGCACGCCATTCGCCCCTTTGCGGCCCTTGGCTCCAACCGTGACCCGCAGGACGCCCGCTGGCTCTCCTATTTTGTCGGCACCACCAGCCGCCGCGGCCGGCGGCTGGTGACACAGGGTCTCAGGGCCAGTGCCTGCGAACGTCTTTTCTCGGCGCTGTGTCGCCAGCTCGCAGGACGCTATCTTTTCTTTGTCCCATGGAGCGCGTCACGCTTCTGGCTCCATCTGCTTTTCAACGCCGCTTTGGGCGGCAACGCCAGAGGGAACCTTCGCCTGGCAGCGTCTGCGCTGTTGCCTGGCCACCGGTTGCACGCCAAGCGGCTGTTGTTCCAAAATCCAGCGGAAGTAGGCGCTTCAGGGAGTGTGACGCACTGCATCAACTGCCCCGACGCCACGTTTCATCAGGGCCAGCTCATCCCGGTTTGTCTCGCGGACCTGTGCCGCCCCGCATCGCCACCATGCACATCACCTTGA
- a CDS encoding B12-binding domain-containing radical SAM protein, whose translation MERVTLLAPSAFQRRFGRQRQREPSPGSVCAVAWPPVARQAAVVPKSSGSRRFRECDALHQLPRRHVSSGPAHPGLSRGPVPPRIATMHITLIQPAVGRKPDGTPYPASWRMEPLGIARLASLTPPEIRRAFFDDRLEPIRYDDPTDLVCITVETYTARRAYQIAAAFRARGVPVVLGGFHPTLVPDEAALRADSIVIGEAEPVWRAVLDDAAAGRLRARYSSDRPRLAGLAPDRSIFGRRPYGLVALVETSRGCRFNCEFCSVSPFFRQRCLERPVEEVVQEVRSLRKPIFFVDDNLGADPDRLRALCGALLPVKRPWIGQASLHIAEDRALLDLMRRSGCQGVLVGFESLDADTLHAMGKSVNLEARHYPRAIQAFRDHGISVYATFVFGYDHDTPETFRRVFDFALEQKFFFTAFNHLVPFPGTPLYDRLAAENRLLYPHWWLEPGVRFGDIVFQPARMSPRELAGLCESHRRRFYALPSVAHRMLDFKANCRSPHKALVFLGQNLLHQREVVRRQGLPFGLPDETP comes from the coding sequence ATGGAGCGCGTCACGCTTCTGGCTCCATCTGCTTTTCAACGCCGCTTTGGGCGGCAACGCCAGAGGGAACCTTCGCCTGGCAGCGTCTGCGCTGTTGCCTGGCCACCGGTTGCACGCCAAGCGGCTGTTGTTCCAAAATCCAGCGGAAGTAGGCGCTTCAGGGAGTGTGACGCACTGCATCAACTGCCCCGACGCCACGTTTCATCAGGGCCAGCTCATCCCGGTTTGTCTCGCGGACCTGTGCCGCCCCGCATCGCCACCATGCACATCACCTTGATCCAGCCCGCTGTCGGTCGCAAGCCGGACGGCACACCTTATCCCGCCTCCTGGCGGATGGAGCCGCTGGGCATCGCCAGGCTCGCCAGCCTCACGCCGCCCGAAATCCGGCGCGCTTTTTTTGACGACCGCCTCGAGCCCATCCGCTACGACGACCCCACGGATCTGGTCTGCATCACCGTCGAGACCTACACCGCCCGCCGGGCGTATCAGATCGCCGCCGCGTTCCGGGCGCGCGGCGTTCCCGTTGTCCTGGGCGGTTTCCATCCCACGCTTGTTCCGGATGAGGCGGCTTTGCGGGCCGACAGCATCGTGATCGGCGAGGCGGAGCCTGTCTGGCGCGCCGTGCTCGACGATGCGGCCGCCGGCCGGCTGCGCGCGCGCTATAGCTCCGATCGGCCTCGGCTCGCGGGGCTGGCTCCGGATCGCTCGATCTTCGGTCGCCGGCCGTATGGTCTGGTCGCCCTGGTGGAGACGTCGCGCGGCTGCCGGTTCAACTGCGAATTTTGTTCCGTCAGCCCGTTCTTTCGCCAGCGCTGCCTGGAGCGTCCCGTGGAGGAGGTCGTTCAGGAGGTTCGCTCGCTGCGGAAACCGATCTTCTTCGTTGACGACAATCTCGGCGCCGATCCCGACCGGCTGCGCGCGCTATGCGGCGCCCTGCTCCCGGTGAAACGACCCTGGATCGGACAGGCCAGTCTGCACATCGCGGAGGATCGCGCGCTGCTTGACCTGATGCGCCGTTCCGGCTGTCAGGGCGTTCTGGTCGGGTTTGAATCGCTCGACGCGGACACGCTTCACGCGATGGGCAAGTCGGTCAACCTGGAGGCCCGGCACTACCCGCGCGCCATCCAGGCTTTTCGCGACCACGGGATCTCCGTCTATGCCACCTTCGTTTTCGGCTATGACCACGACACGCCCGAAACTTTTCGCCGCGTGTTCGATTTCGCGCTGGAGCAGAAATTCTTTTTCACCGCCTTCAACCACCTCGTTCCGTTTCCGGGTACACCGCTCTACGACCGGCTCGCCGCCGAGAACCGCCTGCTTTATCCGCACTGGTGGCTTGAACCGGGTGTCCGGTTCGGCGACATCGTCTTTCAGCCCGCGCGGATGTCCCCCCGTGAACTGGCCGGCCTCTGCGAATCGCATCGCCGCCGTTTCTATGCGCTCCCATCCGTTGCTCACCGCATGCTCGATTTCAAAGCCAACTGTCGGAGTCCGCACAAAGCCCTCGTCTTTCTTGGCCAGAATCTGCTGCACCAGCGCGAGGTCGTCCGCCGGCAGGGACTGCCGTTCGGCCTTCCGGATGAAACACCATGA
- a CDS encoding GH3 auxin-responsive promoter family protein produces MLNPITLCIRQWLWFLICLPGWIGFQFALRQPRRAQNRVLRRLIRRNRDTVFGRRHGFASIRSPSDFARQVPLAEYEDFADAIAAVGQGEPFALAAGNPLLLEPTSGSTGAPKLIPVTAAVRREFAAAVQPWIAWLYLAHPSLFLGRQYWAVSPNTPIPAADIPTAVPVGFADDADYLGFAGRWLSRGILAVPGAIRQVADPEWFARLTLLFLLKEKNLRLISVWHPSFLTVLLDSLPRHLPAILAALRTGNLPGDAALPPDLHAQLGRQFQKDLRRFDEIEALNLLSHPESVGRLWPRLRVISCWEGPRSEPALGKIRAHFPQSVIQGKGLMATEGCVTVPTGCGRLRPCAIRSHYLEFLNAGTGEVHPVWDLRQGCDYSVILTTGAGLWRYRLHDQVRVSGWCHATPCLEFVCKDNAVSDLVGEKLDERHAAEALAVAEADTGARPDFAMLAPDESSARCACGYVLLLEFPETAPDAAGLARRWADVVEGELCRNYHYSHARRLGQLGAVRSVLLRNGLQAYRHARESGGARSGTLKIPALAPAAPGQSAWWLSACRTEVAQEVFHYQI; encoded by the coding sequence ATGCTGAACCCCATCACCCTCTGTATCCGCCAGTGGCTCTGGTTCCTGATCTGCCTGCCCGGCTGGATCGGTTTCCAATTCGCGCTGCGGCAGCCCCGGCGCGCGCAGAATCGTGTTTTGCGCCGCCTGATCCGGCGGAATCGAGACACGGTATTCGGGCGTCGCCACGGCTTCGCGTCCATCCGGTCGCCCTCGGACTTTGCCCGGCAGGTCCCGCTGGCCGAATACGAGGATTTTGCCGATGCCATCGCCGCCGTCGGGCAGGGGGAGCCGTTTGCTCTGGCGGCCGGGAACCCGCTGCTGCTCGAACCGACCAGCGGGTCCACCGGCGCACCCAAGCTCATTCCTGTCACCGCTGCCGTGCGGCGTGAATTCGCGGCGGCCGTGCAGCCCTGGATCGCCTGGCTCTATCTGGCGCACCCGTCTCTGTTCCTCGGCCGCCAGTACTGGGCCGTAAGCCCCAACACGCCGATCCCCGCCGCCGACATCCCAACGGCCGTGCCGGTCGGTTTTGCGGACGACGCCGACTATCTCGGGTTTGCGGGGCGTTGGCTTTCACGCGGCATATTGGCGGTTCCGGGAGCCATACGTCAGGTCGCCGACCCCGAATGGTTCGCCCGACTCACCCTGCTCTTTCTTCTCAAGGAGAAAAATCTTCGGCTGATTTCCGTCTGGCACCCGTCTTTTCTGACGGTTCTTCTCGATTCACTGCCCCGACATCTTCCCGCCATTCTCGCTGCATTGCGCACCGGCAACCTGCCGGGAGACGCGGCGCTCCCGCCAGACCTACACGCCCAACTGGGCCGACAGTTTCAGAAAGATCTCCGAAGATTCGACGAGATTGAGGCGCTGAATCTCCTTTCGCATCCGGAATCGGTCGGCCGTCTCTGGCCGCGCCTCAGGGTCATCAGTTGCTGGGAGGGGCCACGCTCAGAGCCCGCGCTTGGAAAAATCCGCGCGCACTTTCCGCAGTCCGTGATTCAAGGCAAAGGGCTGATGGCAACGGAAGGATGCGTGACGGTCCCGACCGGCTGCGGGCGGCTGCGGCCCTGTGCGATTCGCTCACACTATCTCGAATTCCTGAACGCCGGCACGGGAGAGGTGCATCCGGTCTGGGACTTGCGGCAGGGGTGCGACTATTCCGTGATTCTCACGACCGGCGCCGGGCTCTGGCGTTACCGGCTGCATGACCAGGTTCGCGTATCCGGATGGTGTCACGCGACGCCCTGCCTTGAATTTGTGTGCAAGGACAACGCCGTCTCGGATCTGGTTGGCGAAAAGCTCGACGAGCGTCATGCCGCCGAAGCACTGGCCGTTGCCGAAGCCGACACGGGCGCGCGCCCCGATTTCGCCATGCTGGCCCCGGACGAATCTTCCGCGAGGTGCGCCTGCGGCTATGTGTTGTTGCTGGAATTTCCTGAAACCGCCCCGGATGCGGCGGGCCTGGCGCGGCGCTGGGCGGACGTTGTCGAGGGCGAATTATGCCGCAACTATCATTACAGCCACGCGCGGCGTCTCGGCCAGCTCGGAGCTGTCAGGTCCGTTCTGCTGCGGAACGGGCTTCAGGCTTACCGGCACGCCCGCGAATCCGGCGGCGCCCGCTCTGGAACCCTGAAAATACCGGCCCTCGCGCCTGCCGCCCCCGGTCAGTCCGCTTGGTGGCTGTCCGCATGCCGCACCGAGGTCGCGCAGGAGGTCTTTCATTATCAGATATAA